In Lolium rigidum isolate FL_2022 chromosome 7, APGP_CSIRO_Lrig_0.1, whole genome shotgun sequence, the DNA window GTAATCTGATCGGTTTGTTGTAAACTTAAGCGACGCTGATGAGCTTAAGGTGAAAGAAGAGACTAGTGCTACCATCAGGTGCTTCCCGTTCGAGCAGCCAGAGGGTGAGAAGAAATGCTTCATGACTGGCAATCCAGCTGATGAAGTTGCCATTTTTGCCAAGTCATATTAGGTCATCTCTGTGCTACCAGATAAAAACAGTTAGTTTGCagattttgttttgttatttccaCAGTTTCTCTGCGGCATTTACTGGTCAACCAAATGCTCACACTGCTGATATTTTACGTGTAAATTCGTGACCAGCTAGATTATATTTTGTGTGATGATTGTAGTCCCATCTTAACAAAACACAAGAGTGCCATTGCATAACCAAAGTTACTTGCCAATTTTGGATACCCTGTTTTTCCAAACGTATTATTTCCTGACAGAAATTTTCATTAAAAGATCATTAGTTTAGAGAACCAAAACTTTAAATACAATCATCGAAGTGGCTTGAAGCGAGGCTGACATGTGTTTCAATGATGTAGGAGTATTTTCGAACATAGTTATCCAAAATTATACGCTAAGAAAAGTTATCCAGAATCAATGATGCTGCTAAGGAATAATCCTAAGGTGATATCTCAGACTAAACGATACTGTAGTAGACTAGTAGTAACAAAGATCATTCGTTTGGAGAGAAGTTAGGGGCACTGCAAGATGAACCGTAATTTAAATAGAATCATCACAACTGGCTTGAAGCGAGGCTGACATGTGTTTCATACTAAACGATACTGTAGTAGTAACAAATTTTATTGTTCTAGCGTAAAAATTAGAAATTGCTACGACAATATGCAAACTCGGAGCTGCAGTCCATGGCGCCTGCCCTGACACTGACAGTATCCATGACCAGACTCATGCCGCACTGACACTGTTCGTGGGATCCATCCTACATGATACGTTCAGACATAGAAGGCAGCCGCCGGAAGAAATTGATCACCGGTGCCGGCATCCGGTCCCGGAACATGGGATGCCGGAGGTAGTAGAACCCGGCGACCACGGCCACcaccttcatgggcaccatgtacAGCACCATGGCAACGACGACGCAGAGCACCACGAACATCCCGGTTGCCCGCGGGTCTCGCCACGACACTAGCGCCTGCAGTCTCTCCGCCTGCGTCGCCACGTCGCCGACCATGGCCTGCAGCCGCGCGCCGACCATCCTGGCGCGGTCGTACCGCGCGCGGACAACCTCAGGCGGCCTCGCGCTCGGTATCGTGTCGAACTCCTCATCCAGCTCCTCCCTGTCCGGCGTCTCCGCCATGGACGCGCGCACGCACGGGTGCGGCGCCGGGGCGCGCGGCCTGCGCCGGTACTTCCACACGCCGACGGCAGCAACGTGGAGCGTGAGCGTCGGCACGACGAGGTCCGGGTGCCACGCGAGGAGCACGAGCACGGCGTGGGCCATCATCGTCGCCGTGGGGTTCCGCCACGACCGGGTGTCCTCCGCCCACCGCGCCGCGTCGGCCACCCACGAGAGCGCCGCCACGGCGCGGTTCCAGTTGGCGCGCAGCTTCCGCATGCTGAACCCGCGGGGCTCCGCCGCGTCCAGCATCCACGTCGACACTTCCCGCCGCAGCGGCGGCTCGGCACGCGCCAGGTGTGCCGCCGAGATGCGCGCAGCGGCCAGCCGCAGTGTCTCGCGGCTCATGGCCGGGATAGGCTGCAGGTGGTGCATCGCCGGCAGGGACGGCTGGCCGTACATGTGGAGCACGTCAAGCGCCGTCCCGGACGTGGCGAAGCGGACGGCCAGCTCGACGTCGCCCATCCTCTTCGCGCCGGTGGGCAGCATCAAGATCAGCGGGTACATGCCTCGGTACACGCGGCCGTTCTCCAGCGTGGACAGCCGTATCCTCACCTTCCCCATCGGCCGCGAGCACGCCGCGTCCTTCCCGCCgtccggcggtggcgacggcagaGGGTCGTCGAAGACGCCGACGGTGAGCACGGTGCAGGGGTCGTACACGGGCCACGTGTACTGCTCGTTCCACGCCGGATCGAAGCTGTCGGAGATGGTTCGTGTGCGCGCCCACTTGGGGCCGTACTTCGCCACGGCGTAGGCGTCCGTGCACCCCTTGCCTTCGGCTGTGCGCATCGGCAGGAGGCCCTTGCACCCCACGATGCCAAGCTCCAGGACACCGACGGGCGGGCGCCACAGCTGCCGCGCCGACGGCCTGAAGTCGCTGCTCGCGTACGGCGGCTCGTCGGCGACGTGGTAGCCACCGTCGAGGCACACGCGCACGTGCAGCCGTCCGCCGTGCATGTGCATGGCCGCCCTCTTGCCCACTTTCCTCATGGCTTCGTCGGACGGAAGCAGATCCAGCCACTTGGACGCCACCTTCCGGTCGTCGACGCGCCGCTCGATGGTCGCGAGCGAGATGCTGGCCGAGCCCACGGGGAAGGCCTCCTTGCCGTGTCGCACCTCGAGGGAGATGACGAAACAGTCGTCGTCGATGAACGGCTCGGCGGCCACGAACACCAGGTCCTCgttccacgccggcccgccgttgCGGTTGACCACCGTGGTGCGGGTCTTAAGCGTCTGGAAGCCCAGGGTCCCGCGCACCGCGATGCCGGCATCACGGGGCGGCGCTGCCGTGAGCGTGTCCTGCGCCTCGATGACCGTCATGCGCAGGAGCCAGAGCTTGGGCGAGACGTACACCTTTGCGCGCGAAGCGGCGGCAGCTGAAGACGACGTCGCCGCCGGGGAGTCCGCCTTCCACGCCTCGGCGAAGGCCTCGTCGGCCTGTGTGCCAGCCCACGTGGCAACCATCAGATCAGCGCCGGCGAGGCGGCGCCCGCCTTCCAGCCTGTACCACTGCGTGGCGAGTGGCCCGTCGGGCGGGTCTCGCGCGTGTACGTCGGCGGTGTCGAAGCAGAGGCCACCAAGGAAGCTGCGGTCGTCGGCGACGGAGACGTCGGCGTCTGGCGGGAGGTCCCACACGGAGACCTCCAGCGTAGGGCCCGGCGAGTCGATGCTCGGGTCGCGCGCGAAGGCGAAGGTCTGGTCCCACTCGAAGAAGGCGCCCCGGCGCGCCTCCCTGGTAGACGCGTGGCGGCCGCCGGCTGCCACGCGCACGTGCGGCTGCGCCCTCGCCGGCAGCCCCCTCGCGCGGACCACCCTGACAAACAAGAACGGCATCTTGTCCACCAGGTCGTGCTTGGATCGCTCCATCGGCACATCCGGTGGTGGCGGAGCTGCACGCGGCGGCACCGGCACCTGCCTTGGCATTGGCGTCGGGATCGGTGGAGGCGCCGGGGCCTCTTCTTCCGGCGGCTTCTCCGACGCCGCTCCGTCCGCAGCTGGCACCGCTTCCGAACTCATTACAGGTGCATCCTCCGTCGCCGGAGTCGGCGTTGCCGTGGCAGCTTCCGGTGGCATCTCTGTGTTGGCTTCGTCACCAGCTCCCTGTGGTGCTCCTTGTGCTGCCTCTGCTGCTGGCATCTCCGCCGGTGGGCTCGGCTCCTCTGTCTGCACCGGCGGTGGGTCCGCGGGCGCCGGCACATCTTTCGCCGCCTCTGCCTCGGCTGCAGGAGGATAGTTGGCAGTCGGTTCAGGCTCCGGCGGCGCGAGGGGCTCGTCGAGGTAGTAGACCTTGAGGCCGATGTCGCCGCGGACCCAGCTGAAGAAGCTCTTCTTCTCGAGCGGGAAGTAGATGAGCGCCTCCTCGCCCTTGCGCACGAACTGGCGCGCGTCGAGGCGGACGCGGCCGAGGAAGTTGTTCCGGCGGCTTGGCCCCACGCGCACGTCGTGGAACACGGAGATCTCGAGCGGCTCGCCGGCGACGGGGTCGACGCCGCCGGATCCGGGGCCCGGGAAGTTGAACTCGAGCGGCTCGTTCCACGCCGGGTTGAGGTCCCGCGGCACGGTGCGCGTCTTGCGGCGCTGCCCGTCGAAGTCGGCGCGAGCGTACGGGCTGGACGTCCCCGTCCCGTCCTTGGGCAGCAGGTTCcgcgcctccaccacctccaccaccagctTCCTCACCGTCGCCATCCAGCATGCGCGCGGCCGTGCCGGCGATCGATCGATGGATTCGTCTAGTCTAGCTCAGGAGGCATGGAATTGTGCGTATCGAGCGTGTCAGTGACTGAGGGTGGAGGACTATAAATAGAGCTTGAGCTTGAGAATTGCATGGCACGCGGTGTCAAACTACAAAATGATTAGGAGGAATTGTTTGTCTGCTTAATTAAGTGTGAAAAGGAAAATGAGTATAGCCGTGTAGGGTATTGGAGTGAAGGTGCTTATCTTCATGAGCAAGCACCTTATTTATATTGAAAAGTGGAGCATAGTGTTCCCAAATAAAAGTTGAATATTATCTGTAGGAAAATGGGCAACGATTTTATATGCTATAGGAACCAATCTGCACAtgttattattggattgagtacaTGTGCATTTAAAAATATATGGATCGAACTTTTCACTAGTATGGATGTACctataactaaaatatatctgGATACACCTATATtagtgacaactaatatggatcgaagggagtaaTATATCGTGTTTGATCCCAGAATCTGGGCCACCAAACGCCGCCAAGAGGAGCTCGAACACCTCTGCAGCTGAAACCCCCATGGCATCTCGCCAGTCTCCACATGAGTAAAATCTAGAAACCTAACCCTAGAACTGTACAGAGGAGGCCGAGCCCCTCTCCCCTGTCATCTCCGGCCGGTAGAGTCGCCGAAGAGGAGGGGGAGAGAGGCTCGAGACAGTTCGGATGCTCTCACAGttgagagggaggagagagagagaggaaggggaAATGAGAGCGTCCTGTGTTCTCGGGACCTGACATAGCTCAATTAATTAAAGGAAAAATATTACGTCAGTTTTTCATCAGAAGCAAGGCCGCGAGCTTCGGAGTGACAATGAGAGGGCCACAAGGACCAAAGTAGGGCCCACCATGCTGGCTGCATCATGGGGGCCAACTTCCCGCTTGTGCACCTCCTTGCCCTCTCCTTTTTACGACAGTCTCCGTCGCGTAGAAAAAGTTATGCCATAATTAACGATTTTCATAGGTGGTGGCGGAGGCAAAAGTCCTCTTCTTCCCCGGAGAGAGCATATTCTGCCGCTCCATGACCACCGTGGAGGGTAAATCGAAGTCATCATCATTACCACCAACTACTTCTTGGCATAGGGGGAGTCTCATCGTCAacatctccatcatcttcatcttgagcaCCATCACATCTCCGAGATCAACGTCACCCCCTCTCAATTTGGGTAGACCGAAACCTTGGACCGTCTTTGTAATATCTAGTAGCACCATCACATCTCCGAGATCAACATCACCCCCTCTCAGTTTGGGTAGATTGAAACCTCGGATCGTCTTAGTAATATCTAGTGCATCATTGTACTTGGTTGTTTGAGATTGTTTGATGGTGAAGATATATTTTCAGATTGTTTTGTACTCATTATGCCACTCATAATGACCATGTTTAAGAGTTTTGAGTAGTTCCCTATGTTCCTAACGGCATAGAATGTCATATCCATGATTTTTGTATAATATGAGTCAAGTATTTGGTCAGGTTTATTTATTTGATGTGGTTCCATGATGGTATTATGAAAACGTTGAATGCATAGTACTTCACCTTCATGGACTCAAAGAACTGCACCTTAGAGTAGCGAAAAGAAGAGGGGTGTGAAGTGACACAAATGAATCACCCAAGTCTTGGACTTGCAATAGGGATTTTATTTATCGGAGAACCTAAAAATTTAAGCGGTGGTTGGACTTTTGTCTTAATACATTCTTTGCTTCCTCATGAAAATATTcttaggatcaatcactaggtGTGTATTTTCCCATGTATAtggttgcacctatcttaggCTCCGTCCAATATAGGAATCAAACTTGACAAAATGCTCGTTATATTCATATGAGAATCATATGCTTAAAATTCATGTCGCTCTCGGGAACACTTGACTCACATAAGTGAACACCCAATATTGTCTTTTTTTTTCATGCATAAATGAGCGGGCTTTCTCCGAAAATAGTTTTTTGCTTTTTTACTTTACTATTTTTATTGGGATATTTAATTCTCTGCCCCTTGTTTCTTAGTTGTGCTCACTTTTTCTCAGGCTATAAACTTTTGCTCACTTTTCTTCACTTccttagtttttttttgaacataacaGATATATTAACATTAACGATCATAGTACATCACTTCCTTAGTTGAATCTCTCACATGCTCATAGCAGACGCTTGCCTTCTTGAGTGTTAACTCTCGGACGCCGCTCCGTCCGCAGCTGGCACCGCTTCCGAACTCATTACAGGTGCATCTTCCGTGGCCGGAGTCGGCGCTGCCGTGCCAGCTTCCGGTGGCTTCTCTGTGCTGGCTTCGTCACCAGCTCCCTGTGGTGCTCCTCCTGCCTCTGCTGCTGGCACCTCTGCCGGTGGGCTCGGCTCCTCTGTCTGCACCGGAGGTGGGTCCGCAGGCGCCGGCACATCTTTGGCCGCCTCTGCCTCGGCTGCAGGAGGATCGTTGGTAGTCGGTTCAGGCTCCGGCGGCGCGAGGGGCTCGTCGAGGTAGTAGACCTTGAGGCCGATGTCGCCGCGGACCCTGCAAAAGAAGCTCTTCTTCTCGAGCGGGAAGTAGATGAGCGCCTCCTCGCCCTTGCGCACGAACTGGCGCGCGTCGAGGCGGACGCGTCCGAGGAAGTTGTTGCGGCGGCTGGGCCCCATGCGCACGTCGTGGAACACGGCGATCTCGAGCGGCTCGCCGGCGAAGGGGTCGACGCCGCCGGATCCGGGGCCCGAGAAGTTGAACTCGAGCGGCTCGCTCCATGCCGGGTTGAGGTCCCGCGGCACGGTGCGCGTCTTGCGGCGCTGCCCGTCGAAGTCGGCGCGCGCGTACGGGCTGGACGTCCCCGTCCCGTCCTTGGGCAGCAGGTTCcgcgcctccaccacctccaccaccagctTCCTCACCGTCGCCATCCAGCATGCGCGCGGCCGTGCCGGCGATCGATCGTATGGATCGAATCAAAGTCGTCTAGTCTAGCTCAGGAGGCATGGGGTTGTGCGTATCGAGCGCGTCAGTTACTGAGAGTGGAAGACTAAATAGAGCCGTGTAGGGTATTGGAATGAAGGTGCTTATCTTCATGCGCAAGCACCTTATTTCTGTTGAAAAGTGGAGCATAGTGTTTCCCAAATAAAAGTGGAGTATATTATCTGCGGGAAAATGGGCAACGATTTTATGCTGTTGGAACCAATTTGCACATATTATTATGGGGTTGAGTACATGTGCATTTAAAAAGATCATGCAATATATTGTGTTTGATCCGACAATCTGGTGGCATCCATGGGAAAGTAATTCTATGGACCTGGTTCATACATTAGTGAAAAACGGGGCTATACCACTGGTTTGTAAGGGGCTTTAGCACCGATTGCCCGACCGGTGTAAAACATCCGGTGCTAAAGCtccccccctttagcaccggttgtgtCGGGCACCACGTGGCTGGCTGCCGAGCGCCCGGacggaggacctttagcaccggttcgtaacacgaagcgGTGCTAAATGTTTCTGCCGCGTCAGTGTTTTGGTGcgcttccctgccgcggcagactctaCCGCGGCAGGGAAGTGCACCAAAACGCTGCCGCGATAGAGTTTGCCGCCACATCCCATTTGAAACAAGTTAATGCACACATATAGAAAACCATTATATTACACAAAAACATCATTATGAATATATAGAACAAAGTGACCtttttcgtcatgcttggccgaacATATTACATAATGGTACGGTACACACGTTTTCATGCATATATGTGTACAATATAATTTCTATGGATCATAGTTTTCCAAAATCGATTTGCCGCTGATGGTATTCTCCGTTGGGATCTCTGACTTGGTCAAGTAAGAGTCCCGCcaattcttcttgaattgctgctatacgctcggttgctagaagaccgtcccgCAGCCGTTCGATCTAATAATGTAAAGAAGGTGGTTAGATAAAGCGAGGTGGTATCTTCATCATCATGGATAATATCCTCGACGATGTATTCCTTTTCTAGATCTCTGCCGTGTTtcatagtttctgcaaagacttacaagttattgtaatactataaacacaacgaagcagTAATTAAGGATAGTGCTGAAAACATGATCAAAGATTGGAGTTACACATATAGCTCGGGTCCAttttttatttaaccctaatacatcgctACAAGACTCCTCTCAACGTCGACCGGGTGCTGAGCCGCGGGCGGTGGTCAACCAAAGATACGGAACAACAACCGgatcatagctaacatgagatccatgCATAACCGCCCATCCGCtcctatacatggtgtctaacACATGTATGTAAcgacgaacgtgctcgtcctcctctctGATACGGCGATGTAACTCCTCCTCGGGGGCCGGCTCCCTCCGCACCGATCGTGGCCCACGCGACCGCCACCAAAGaagatccgggtcgacgacgggacccggattcctcaCCAAGCTGCGCACCCCGGAAGGTAACACCTCCTAGTGCCAGCccagcggagcccagtcccgaacATCGCCGGTCATCTGCTCCTCAATGGTGCCACGACCCAGTCCAAGTCGACGATGCGGGTGGGGCGTCGACATCGTAACTATGAAAAAGATGACATAAATTTAACTAATAAAATTAGAAATATACCTATAACAACTATATATAACTAACAAAATAGACTAACTATATAGTTAATGAGTTAGAACTAACAAATATATTCCAAATAAAACTAATAAATATTCAAAATAACTATATATAAAATTTATatatttcaaataaatttattccaaataaaactaacaaatatTCCAAATAAAATTACaactataaccctaaccctaacatatattccaaataaaactaacaaatatTCCAAATAAAATTACAACTATAACCCTAACgctaacatatatatatatattccaaataactatatataaaatttatatattcctaatctaaccctaaccctacatatatattccTAAAATTtatataaccctaaccctaaaatttatATATTCCtaacctaacctaaccctaaccctaaaaatccatttgcaacattgaaataaaataaaaacaactaaaaaaatcaaaagaaaaaacaaCATTGCTCACCTTGCCGGCCGGGCCGGAGAAGAGGAGCGCAGAGGACGGCGGCGGCCGAGCGGGAGTTGCTGACAAAACCGAGGTGGCAGCGCGGAGATCGGAAGAGACAAGTATAGCTATCGAACTTTCCAATAAAGAGTTTATATCTCCTTTAGGTATGCTTAAAAATGTTGAATTGCTTGTTGGTACTTGTTAATATCCTGCTGATTTTATTGTACTTGCTTGACCTCAAGATGAGTTTTGTCCTATaatatttggtagacctttcttacATACTTTTGGTGTTGAAATAAATTTTCCTAGAGAGAAAGTTTATATATTAGATGTGCTGGTGAAAAGctagagtttaacttctctattttttttgaaaagcaGTACATTGAAGAACCTAACACTAAATATGAAGTGAAAACTATTGCTTGTGTGTTTGTCTACATCAAAGGAGGTGGGAAGATATATGCTCAATCAAGATGAAACCCTTCAATATATAGTGAAGAGAAGGTTTAGGACAATAATTGTCACAATATCCTCCAATTTTGAGAATGAATATTCCACCTGATGATTTGAGGAACCCTCCTCCACCTAAGGGTGATCCcattttttatttgaaatatGCTTAAATTTATGATAGAAAGATATATCATATTATTCTTAGTGACAACCTTTTGGAGAATGAAGAGAATAGTTTGCTTAATGTTTTGAAGGCCCATTGGGAAGCCATTGGGTATTCTTATGGTGACTTGAAGGGTACTAGTCTGGCTTTATGCATGCATATAATTCACTTGGATGAATATGGAACACCCACGGTTGATCATCAATGTCGTCTAAATCCAAAATTGAAGAGGTGGCCAGAAGTGAGGTAATTAAATTAATTGAAGCCACTATTATATATCTTATAGCTGATAGCAAATGGGCAAGTCTTGTTGAGCGTCCCTAAAAAGGGCAGTATCACTGTTGTTGGTAATGACGAAAATGAATTTATCCTTCAAAGGACTATAattggttatagaatgtgcattgattataggGAACAAACAAAGCTACTCGTCAGGATCATTACCTTttgccatttattgatcaaatgcttgaAAGATTGTCTAAACATTCTCACTTTTGTTATCTTGATGGTTATTTTGGTTTCTCCCAAATTCATGTGCATAAAAATGATCAGGAAAAGAATACTTTTACTTGTCGATATGGTACTTTTGCTTATAGGAGAATGCCATTCGGCCTATGCAATGCACTAGCTACTTTTTAAAGATGCATGATTTCCATTTTTATTGATTACATTGAAAAGATCATGGAAGTATTTTTAGGGTTCCgttgcagaaaacaaaaaaattcctacgacAAAATAACATAGCCAAGATCTATTCTACGAAGATGCAAATTAATAGAGGGGCTCAATGTCCATACCCTTCAAGATCGAAAGCGTTATGTTCACAATGAACGTTGTCCATTGAGATGCAAAGTAACAGAGGGATTCAGTGTTCATACCCTCAAGGTCGTGCAGAAGTAGCACCCAAAGTATTGCACCTCCGCAGTTCTACACATGTTCGGTGTATAGACGTCTCCCGGGCTTCGGTCCAACAAAGCAGCAGAAGTAGAATATTTAGACCGGTGTTCCAGTAGAACGACAACGTGCGTATAGTGGAGAAACCCCAACACCTATGCACGTTCCAATCTTTGGGAACacacgcgagggagaggaagagggagagcgagagagagagagagagacctcaATGTGATTAATGAGGAGGGGGTTAGGGGGTTCCTTATATAGGAGGAAGGGAGAGGAGGTGGGGATCCACCGTGGCCGCCGCCCCCCATACGATGCTGCCATCCGCCCTAGGATTGGGGCGGCCAGCACACCTTGGGCCACCGTCCACCCTCCCCCTCCGGTTCGGCCGACCCCCTATTGGGCTACCATATGGTGGCCCAATTAGGTTTTtcccttttttattttttctttataTTTTAATATTTAATGAAATTAATTAAATAATAAAACATGTTATTAAGTCTCTGAAAAATTCATTGACTATGGAACTTATTCTGATACCTCTCCAGAACAACCCCGTTGTTCTCTTCTTATTCTCTAACAATACTGAATCTATCTCAAAGCGTCATATACCCTTAAGTGTGCCACACTGGGAAATTTGGAAAACTATAATGGTCCCTACACCTTCCATGAATTTATGTTTATCACTTGAACCTTGATAcgtttccgacgtatcgataatttcttatgttccatgccatattattgatgatacctacatgttttatgcacactttatgtcatattcgtgcattttctggaactaacctattaacaagatgccgaagagccgattctgttgttttcgctgttttttgtttcagaaatcctagtaacgaaatattctcggaattggacgaaatcaagacccagggtcctattttgccacgaagcttccggaagaccgaagaggagtcgaagtggggccatgaggggccgccactatagggcggcgcggcccaggtcttggccgcgccgacctgtagtgtggggcccccgtgtggccccccacgttgcccttccgcctacttaaagcctccgtcgcgaaacccctgatgcgaggaaccacgatacggaaaaccttccagagacgccgccgccgccaatcccatctcgggggattctcggagatctcctccggcaccccgccggagaggggattcatctcccggaggactctacaccgccatggtcgcctccggagtgatgagtgagtagttcacccccggactatgggtccatagcagtagctagatggttgtcttctcctcattgtgcttcattgttggatcttgtgagctgcctaacatgatcaagatcatctatccgtaatactctatgttgtgtttgtcgggatccgatggatagagaataccatgttatgttaattatcaagttattacatatgtgttgtttatgatcttgcatgctctccgttattagtagaggctcggccaagtttttgctcttaactccaagagggagtatttatgctcgatagtgggttcatgcccgcattgacaccgggacaaagtgatggaaagttctaaggttgtgttgtgctcgttgccactagggataaaacattgatgctatgtccgaggatgtagttattgattacattacgcaccatacttaatgcaattgtccgttgctttgcaacttaataccggaaggggttcggatgataacccgaaggtggactttttaggcatagatgcagttggatggcggtctatgtactttgtcgtaatgcccaattaaatctcactgtacttatcatgatatgtatgtgcattgttatgccctctctatttgtcaattgcccgactgtaatttgttcacccaacatgcttttatcttatgggagagacacctctagtgaactgtggaccccggtccattctttaataccgaaatacaaatctgtcgcaatacttgttttatcgttttctctgcaaacaatcatcttccacacaatacggttaatcctttgttacagcaagccggtgagattgacaacctcactcgtttcgttggggcaaagtaatttggattgtgttgtgcaggttccacgttggcgccggaatccccggtgttgcgccgcactacatcccgccgccatcaaccttcaacgtgcttcttggttcctcccggttcgataaaccttggtttctttccgagggaaaacttgccgctgtgcgcatcatgccttcc includes these proteins:
- the LOC124676991 gene encoding protein QUIRKY-like, coding for MATVRKLVVEVVEARNLLPKDGTGTSSPYARADFDGQRRKTRTVPRDLNPAWNEPLEFNFPGPGSGGVDPVAGEPLEISVFHDVRVGPSRRNNFLGRVRLDARQFVRKGEEALIYFPLEKKSFFSWVRGDIGLKVYYLDEPLAPPEPEPTANYPPAAEAEAAKDVPAPADPPPVQTEEPSPPAEMPAAEAAQGAPQGAGDEANTEMPPEAATATPTPATEDAPVMSSEAVPAADGAASEKPPEEEAPAPPPIPTPMPRQVPVPPRAAPPPPDVPMERSKHDLVDKMPFLFVRVVRARGLPARAQPHVRVAAGGRHASTREARRGAFFEWDQTFAFARDPSIDSPGPTLEVSVWDLPPDADVSVADDRSFLGGLCFDTADVHARDPPDGPLATQWYRLEGGRRLAGADLMVATWAGTQADEAFAEAWKADSPAATSSSAAAASRAKVYVSPKLWLLRMTVIEAQDTLTAAPPRDAGIAVRGTLGFQTLKTRTTVVNRNGGPAWNEDLVFVAAEPFIDDDCFVISLEVRHGKEAFPVGSASISLATIERRVDDRKVASKWLDLLPSDEAMRKVGKRAAMHMHGGRLHVRVCLDGGYHVADEPPYASSDFRPSARQLWRPPVGVLELGIVGCKGLLPMRTAEGKGCTDAYAVAKYGPKWARTRTISDSFDPAWNEQYTWPVYDPCTVLTVGVFDDPLPSPPPDGGKDAACSRPMGKVRIRLSTLENGRVYRGMYPLILMLPTGAKRMGDVELAVRFATSGTALDVLHMYGQPSLPAMHHLQPIPAMSRETLRLAAARISAAHLARAEPPLRREVSTWMLDAAEPRGFSMRKLRANWNRAVAALSWVADAARWAEDTRSWRNPTATMMAHAVLVLLAWHPDLVVPTLTLHVAAVGVWKYRRRPRAPAPHPCVRASMAETPDREELDEEFDTIPSARPPEVVRARYDRARMVGARLQAMVGDVATQAERLQALVSWRDPRATGMFVVLCVVVAMVLYMVPMKVVAVVAGFYYLRHPMFRDRMPAPVINFFRRLPSMSERIM
- the LOC124676992 gene encoding protein QUIRKY-like is translated as MATVRKLVVEVVEARNLLPKDGTGTSSPYARADFDGQRRKTRTVPRDLNPAWSEPLEFNFSGPGSGGVDPFAGEPLEIAVFHDVRMGPSRRNNFLGRVRLDARQFVRKGEEALIYFPLEKKSFFCRVRGDIGLKVYYLDEPLAPPEPEPTTNDPPAAEAEAAKDVPAPADPPPVQTEEPSPPAEVPAAEAGGAPQGAGDEASTEKPPEAGTAAPTPATEDAPVMSSEAVPAADGAASES